AGTATGGGTCATTGGATGAATTATTGAATTTCGGGTGAATTTTTTTTCACTTAGTTAAGATATTGCGAAGATTGCTTTCTGAGGGAGAGTTTTATGTGCGCAATAAATGAATCACATAATAAAATAGTGCATAGATCAGTAAACCGTTTTGATTCAATCCAAGGAAAAGGCTCGTGATAATGAAAGATTAAGACCGATTTTCCAATATGTACTCATAAACGAAGTGCACATATTTGTAGCGATAGTAATACGCAATAACAAACAACGTTTGAAATTTTAAAAAGCCGAAGATTTTTCTAGTTAATTAGTCAGGGTAAAGTTTATAGATCGTTGGTTGAATGAGCTGTGAGAAAACGGTGGATTGTATGAACAGGTGTAACTGTGTATTTATCATTGGTAATTCAGAATGAAAAATATTCATTCATGTTTCTGTTTTCAGAGACGCAAAATGCATCCCAGAGATTGATGCTGATGTTCTGGAGGTCATGACCTTTCCAACTGATCTTGACCTACTTTCCCTCACACACGACCCTGAGCGTGACCTTTATGAGGTCAGCCAATCGGAAGATTGTGCTGGAAATCTCACTGGTTCAAGTTCTCGCTCAGGTTTCTATTCTGTCTCTTACTTCTTCTTGCTTTGTCTTTTATCAAACTGCTTCTGTGACAGGGTCATATGAGGCAATAGTAGTAGAATtaaagtagcagcagcagctgcgGCATTATGCGAATAATAGTAGTTATGGTAGTAACTCAAGTTTTAGTATAAATATTAGTAGTTTCTGGTAGTTATAGTTGAAGTTATatcagcagaagtagtagaagtagcaccagcagcagtagcaccAGCAGTAAGAGTACTAGTATTGCTGTTGCATTTGGTATGTAGTTAGTATTATGATTTTcgtagtagttgaagtagaagtagtagtagtagtagtagtagtagtagtagtagtagtagtagtagtagtagtagtagtagtagtaatagaagaagtaatagaagtagtagtagtagtagtagtagtagtagtagtagtagtagtagtagtagtagtagaagcagtagttgtagtagtagtagtagtagtagtagtagaagttgtagaagtagtagtagtggtagtagtacatgtagtagtagtagtagtagtagaagtagaagcagcagcagtagcagtagtcgtCGTCTTTGTCGTTGTCGTCCTGGTGTAGAAGTGGAGTTTCAGtttgctactactacttttactacttttaagactcttactactactactattactataactGATGTTACTAAAGCTCATGTTAATTCTACCACGAATGCTTGCTTATTTTATTGCTGCTGCCACTTCATTTACTGCTATTTCTTTTTACGCTACTTCTGTGTTTGTTGCTACTACTTATAATGCTAGTATTGCTAATTTATTCAAATTGCTTCTGCTACAACGACTCTTACTACGTCTACAACTAACACAAAAACTGCTATCAAAAAGTTCCATTTATCCTTCTACACATATAATTGATTTCGTGTAATGATTATCATAACACTATgcttacaatttatttatttttcctcaaTCCTGACAGGTGCCCTGTGCGCAGGGAAAGCTGTGCCGGTCTCAGTTGATCTGCTCGAGGAAGACCTTGCGCTCTCCGACTCGGACAGCGATTCCGATGATGACCTCACTGATGATGTCAGTATCTGGTCGCACGAGTCGGTCGTTGCCTCGTTCCTGGCAGTTACATCCGGTTACAGCTCTGATTCAGAGAGTGACTCAGAGGACACGGTTGTGGCAAGACGCAAGTCGGCTACATTGCCACGCCGACTAGAAAGTAAGGGTGAGtgttcaataaaaacaacaaaaaataacgcataaaaaagcattttagtACGCAAAAATACCTCTTTGACTTTTAAGAAAAAGCAAGCATTCAATTAGTCCATATTCCTTACCAACTAGATTATGTTTAAGTCTACCAGACCTAGACTTTATTCCCAAATGTTGCCAGCATTAACGATTGTCCATTGATTTTTATTGTAGAAATCGTGTCCGATGATGAACTCTCTGATGACGAAGGTTGTGATTTTACGGACAAACGCCGCCGGCGAAGGCGACGATACAACCGCCTGGAAAAGGAACGTACAGACTTCACACAGTCCAGCAGTAAGGGATCGCTAAGTCCTGAGTCCGGTTCTTCTGAGGAGAATTCCAGCTCGAGTGAGAGCGAGTCAAGTGACTCGTCAAGCTCTGATTCGGACAGTGACGATTTGACGTCCGGGTCATCTAGCGAATCGGACTCGGACAGTGACGAATCGTCATCCGGGTCATCTAGCGACTCGGATTCTAGAAGCTGCAGTTCTAGCTCATCGTCTAGCAGCTCTTCAGACGACAGTGATTTTGGCATAGACGGCGATGATGCGCGGGAAATCGACCTCAAGTTCGATAGAAATCCTTGCCCTGCGACTTGCGTGTGTCTGTCTGGCAGTAATATGTTTCAGATTCCGACCGCACGCAGACGCCGAACGGAACAGTCGCTGTACAACGAGGTTCTAAATCGACAGCTGCTGAAGTCATATAATGCAGCTCGAGAAATCGACCTCCAGTTTGAAGAAAACCCTTGCCCGAAGACCTGCGTATGTCGGTCTAGCAGAAACATGCTACAGGTTAGACGAGCCCACAGGCGCGAAACGGAGCCTCCGCTGTACCAGATGGTTCTGTCTCGAAGGCTGCTAAGGCCCTCGAACCGAATTGTTCACGACTGCTGCAAGTACCGGTGTAGCAGGAGTTGGCAGCGCCCTGGCAGACCTGATCTAGATTAGTTTAATAATAGTAGAAAGTGTCGGGTAATCTTTGATTTGTAGATACTAGATAGTTACGGGTAATCTTTGATTTGTAGAGGCGTCGTGTAGGCCGGATCTCATATATAAATTGACTCAAAActttatatgttttatgatgttaatatGCAGTTTAGGTTTCTATGCGCCTGTACAGGCCGGTTAGAGATTATATTAATTCTTATATGTGTCTATAGTCGTAACATTATATTTAGGTAACTCTGATGAAAATTAACGTCGTGCGAAAGGATCTAGATAAGTCAAATAATTGCCTAACTTTGTTTGAAGATATCTAGGTAAAGCTGTGTAAATACAAATTCGCCGGTACAGACTTAAAACTATATTAGGACAATAGGTTAGTCGGACGGACAGGTATTTCAATAGTTGCATGTATCGCAAAATTGTGTAAGTAATTCTCTGTGCTATGTAGATATCCGCAATGGCTTGATCTTGTATACGTTGAGTGACagtttatttttcctttgataTCTAGTCATCTTTGACTAAGTAAAGGTTACATGTTAGAAGATGCACACATGGTAAGCATGAGCCTTATTTACGTAAACAAATCCACTGCTGTTTCTTGACAAATGATATCACAAACACTTTaactatttcttttatattttcagAGTCGAAAATCCGCGCAATCATCCATTCTTGACATAACTGTTTTCACTTCTTACTTCCACTCATTTCCACTTTCTCTCTTCTACTTTCAGTTTTTCCTTGGGTTTCTCTACAGGACCCGCCATTACTTCGAAAGAAGTATCTTGAATTTGTCAAACTGCGCCGCAGGTCGGCGTGCTCTATGCGAATATGTTGTAGAGGTTAATTGACGAGTCCGATGTGAGATGTTGTAGAGGTTAATTGGCGAGTCCGATGTGAGATGTTGTAGAGGTTAATTGACGAGTCCGATGTGAGATGTTGTAGAGGTTAATTGACGAGTCCGATGTGAGTATGTTGTAGAGGTTAATTGACGAGTCCGATGTGAGTATGCTGTAGAGGTTATTTGGCGAGTCCAATGTGAGTATGTTGAAGAGGTTAATTGGCGAGTCCGGTGTGAGTATGTTGTAGAGGTTAATTGCCGAGTCCAATGTGAGATGTTGTAGAGGTTAATTGGCGAGTCCGATGTGAGTATGTTGTAGAGGTTAATTGGCGAGTCCAATGTGAGTATGTTGTAGAGGTTGATTGGCGA
This is a stretch of genomic DNA from Dreissena polymorpha isolate Duluth1 chromosome 7, UMN_Dpol_1.0, whole genome shotgun sequence. It encodes these proteins:
- the LOC127837630 gene encoding clumping factor A-like yields the protein MDRIWQTPCALCAGKAVPVSVDLLEEDLALSDSDSDSDDDLTDDVSIWSHESVVASFLAVTSGYSSDSESDSEDTVVARRKSATLPRRLESKEIVSDDELSDDEGCDFTDKRRRRRRRYNRLEKERTDFTQSSSKGSLSPESGSSEENSSSSESESSDSSSSDSDSDDLTSGSSSESDSDSDESSSGSSSDSDSRSCSSSSSSSSSSDDSDFGIDGDDAREIDLKFDRNPCPATCVCLSGSNMFQIPTARRRRTEQSLYNEVLNRQLLKSYNAAREIDLQFEENPCPKTCVCRSSRNMLQVRRAHRRETEPPLYQMVLSRRLLRPSNRIVHDCCKYRCSRSWQRPGRPDLD